The sequence aaagtgactcaggtagggagttgggggcgggcacataagcgggcagtgcgtactgagcggcgccgttcaaccccgcccttcactttggaaggagaaagcgcgacggcgctcctccggttttcagtcacggacaattgtatgttggttcgtagcgtgcattgttgcaatgttactttacttggtggtttattaaattacggatttttcaaatgtttattttttcctctgtgcttaaaaatcatttaaaaagcggcctgattatgcggcgtatgctacgccgcgggttggctagtacagtttatttttacaacgcccaaaatcacacaagaagtgccgcaatgggctttaacaggccccccagccttgactctctaagaagacaagaaaaaactcccaaaaaaaaaccttgtagggaaaacaaaatggaaaaaaaccttgggaaaggcagttcaaagagagacccctttccaggtatgcagtgggtgtcaaaaaacggggataaatataacacaatacacagaacagaacataagtaatcctcaatacaatataatagtaaaataaaaatattacaagtacagggcAAAAATTCAGCAGTAGATGATATAATATAACAGGATTCCAAttggttcagagtcctggagacctcggccatcaagctgccttccactattggccattccacagctgaaacagtgctaggccagccaatccgatgacgaTTCCTGAGATACTTCATCAGAAaggacttttccttaggcaggcaaaacaacttggcaggtgggcagtggcaccaagtgccacatttgaggactgagaagagaaacagaataggtgagggttagtaacaaattctaactctcatattacttatgttttagtgctaatggctagaaacagagatgtagtctgtacatttaatcagcagctctagtcagggtgtggagtctgaaggggcatctcttataaacAAATGAACACAGGATTTTACACATTGTTGCAgatttatgaaaattaaaaaactgaaataccacattgacacaaatattcagtcCCTTTACATAGCAGTTAGTTGACGCTCCTTTGGCAGCCATTCTCGCATTTTGGGGGGTCTGCACACAGTTTCTACAGATCccctcaggctctgtcaggttggaccCTCAGTGGGCAGCTTATTTTCAAGTCTCTCCAGAGATGGGTTCCAGTGCGGGcctctcaaggacattcacagagttgtccccaagtcactcctgtgttgtctttgctttgtcctgctggaaggtaaAACCCTTCAAGCTACAGTGTGTGGTCCAGAGTGCTGTCCAGGTGgtcttcattaaggatatctctttactttgctccattcagctttccctcgaCCCTGACTAACCCCCCCATAAGCctctgatgctgccaccactggaATGGTATTGCCCAGATGATGAGCAGGGCCTGGTGTCCTTTAAAAGTGACGCTTAGAATTGAGGCCTAACAGTTCGGTGTCGGCttcatcagagcagagaatctCGTTTCTCACCATCTTGTTCTCTTTTaggtgtctttttgcaaactccaagcgggcCTTCATGTGTcgttttactgaggagaggcttctgtttGTCCACTGTATCATGAAGCCCAGACGGGTGGAGTGTTGCAATGGTGGTTGACCTTCTGGAAGTTCTCAGTAGCTCATTCACAGTGACAATCGGGTTtgtttggtcacctctcttatcaAGGCCCTCTCCACACCCCTATGCCCCTCTCTGTCCCCAATTGCTTATTTTGGCCGGGTGGCCATAGGGATATGTCACGGTTGTTTCAGACTTCTCCTATTTAGGAATTGTGGAGGCCACTGAGCTCTTGGAAACCTTCAGCGCTGCAGACATATTTCTGTCGCCTTCTACACATCTGcgcctcgacacaatcctgtctcaaggacattcacagactcctgtgttttctttgtttggtGAACCTTCAGCCACAGTCCGAGGTCCATAGTGCAGTGCCAGGATATCCCTCTCCTTTGCTCAGTTCATGCCGTCAGGTGAAGCTACAGCCCCCTGTAACCCAGAGCTAAGTGAACAGTGCGTAAAAATAATGGATCGATGAGGAAAGAATCTGGGGGGGAATCCATGGGAAATCGGAGTCTGTACAGTAGACATTCAcacagtggccactttattaggtacacctatcCAACTGCTTGTTTAcccaaatatctaatcagccaatcacatggaagCAACTCAGTGAATTTCGACCTGTAGACATTGACAAGTTCAAACTGAATACCAGAATGTGGACTtaaaggggactgaagtgactttgaacctGCCCGGCATTGTGGCTGtcggtgccagatgggctggtctgagtagtTCAGAAACTGCTCCTCTACTGGGATTTTCTCGACCAATCACCTCTAggttttacagagaatggtccaaaaaaggaaaaatatccagtgagcgtcAGTTCTCTGTTGATGccaaaggtcagaggagaatggccagactggtttgagctgatagaaggTAACAGTCAATccaataagcactcgttacaagcgaggtgtgcagaagagcatctctgaacacacaacacgtcgaaccttgaagcaggtgggctacagaaGCAGGAAACCACACCAGGTGACGCTCTAGTCAGCCGAGAACGGGCAACTGAGGCTGCAATTTACAAAACTGGACTATAGAAGATTGGAAGAACATTCTGCTCTGAcgagaatttggcatcaacaacatgacaGCATGAACCCATCCTGCTTTGTGTCAACGGTTCAGTCTGCTGCTGGTGGTGTCGTCATGGTGTCTGTGATATTTCCATGGCTCACTTTGGGCACcttaggtaggctgtggcatttaaatgatgatcAGTTGGTactgagtgttgttgctgaccgTGTCCATTCCTTTATGACCGCAGGGTCCCACAAGTGCCTTCACAGATCCTCTACAAGTGTTGCCCACAGCACAGAACCGATAGACAATGAATCttccttttttctcacttttcacTGATGAAAAGCATTAacgtatgtatgttacattttacagatcaatcgttaatttcgtttaagtAATGAATActcttaataattacacacatgaggGTGACACTATGGCAGAGCGTtcgcgctgctgtctcgcagggagtcacgttgctggtgttccctgcctgcagtttgcatgtttgcctgctgggtttccacagtgtgtgccagtttccttccaaagatatgaagatttggtgacgctaaaataaCGTCGGTGTATGTGAGTGTTTGTATTCACCTTGAGATGTGCTGAtgccgtccagggattgtttcttcctcgtgcccaatgcttgctggaatgggtgcatccctggattgatggatttaatcattaaacagccttttcagagatattgcggtaatggccaggcaattcacaacatagCGAGCCAAACccgttctcaccgtgatgatatctcgcactgccacctgctggattcctccagatttacgtaacgtacgcgcgcaagtatgaacagtacaacgcttgtgtagcaggagcgtccactggaGCATCAAGTGTAAACCTGGCGTAGCTCCTGGTGCTGCCAAGGTGACTCTCGTGATGCCAGCCCTCTGTAACCCTGAGCTAGATTAAGCCAGTTTGAGAAGGCTGTCATGTGCTACTTTGCCTTGTAATCTTGATGTTGTTATCTCCACCTGCATGGCTTCCATCCTGATTTGCTTTCCAGCTTCTTAGTGACTTTGtcttgttttgggtttttttttcctcctctttcttctcctcctcctgtccTGTTTTGCAGGCTGGCTGTACAAAGAGGTTCATGGGACGTGGCTCAGACAACGGAAGCACTGGTTTGTTTTAACTCAAGATGCCCTGGAGTATTACAGCAGCGATGAAAGGAATGCCAAGAGACTGGGAATGCTGGTGCTGACAAGTCTTTGCACAGTCATCTGGCCTGATAAGCAGACCTACAAAGAGACCGGTGAGAATCTCAATATGGGGGggtggtatttatttattttttttttttttgtctttttaaactttttgaagTACCTACTTATCtgagcatttatttaaaaatgcatgtagtgagaagccaagcaaaatgacacctttgatagGCTAacgaaaaagattacaacatgcaggctttcaaagcaactcaggccccttcttcaggcgagatgtaaaacagaaactggagttccctgtgtttatatacacactaggacaagaaacaacattggtaaatctttaagtgagacatcataaatgtaaaaaattaatagacctcttcaggctaagattcatttaacaagagagaagaacaatgtatggtcaagctctttggataagataaccgtccaacaaagtcttttgaagtttgtgatgagtttttcaatacaatgtggatctgtagtcaggttatctgtgtcagtctgagagatgcaaacagtcctcatacctggccataagacccatgtctctatttaagccatgttgtaatgttttaACTTTTAGCCTGAATTTGACTTCccgttcttttctctcttgctgttttccgaagttgcccataagccctgtgactttaaagtccctctcacagtgtccatggctgttgaagtgggctgctacaggaacatctgtgttgccatgtttaacgTGGCACCTGTGGAAATTCATACTCTtccggagtgtttgtccagtttctcccacatagagtgcagtgtcaggacatttcatgcagagaattaggtgtGGACctcattagatgatctgcaggaaaatgatccctttatgtgatgttctagtcggcagtgtggtttAACTCTACGGTCTgtattagccaataaaagggttcattttgcttgacttttcacttcaTTCATGATGGCtaccacggtacaacaccctagtactttaaaAATGCATGAAAGATTGTAATTGGAAggttgtgagaagtcaagcaaaatgacccctttgattggctaactataaagattacaatatggaagttTGTCGagtcaactcaggccccttcttcaggcgagatatAAGACGGGGCCCGAGTTGCAccaaaagctggcatattgtaatctttgtagttagccaatcaaaggggtcattttgcttgacttctcactccgtccataatggctaacacggtacaacaatcAAAAGGTTAAAAGAGATCAGATCTACAAAGGCCTTACCAAGTGGCAAGTGATGTCAGGCGTTACCGTTCACGACGTAGAGCAGGGCtgcccaactctggtcctggagggccgcagtggctgcaggttttcattctcacccttttcttaatgagtgacctgtttttgctgctcattaacttcttttgaattcattttaattgacttgctcttgaagactcagacccctcaattgtttctttttccttaattagcagccaaacaataatgagatataagaATGagcaaaacaactggtgtccatcttacgatatctgaaaataaagaaacgtgaaggtctcaggaatgatgatctgctcttagaaaagagaaagtcCACAATTTCAGAAAAGTCTGCCATTGCCTCATTGAGCAACTGGTTGGGGTTTGAGGCTcagacttaggtggtcttctcttGACTTCCTCACTTCAcggttcatttctgtttgggtgccatttaagggaaGAAATGAAGCAGTTCAGGggaacatttcttaaaaaccaagttaattaaaatgaattcaaaagaagttaattagcagcaaaaacagatcactaattaagaggacggttagaatgaaatgctggagccactgcggccctccaggacaggggttggggacccctgactTAGAGTGTTATAAGACACCCCTGGGGCTTGGCTCTGTCCTAAATgggaagtttcctgtgtttgaaAATGATGTTTCTTGGGATGATCCCTTAACGCTTTTCCTAGATGACGTTAACCTTGAATTCAATCAAAGCACCCATATCAGAAATGCCAGGCACCCTCTCTTCCCATTCCTGCTCTCTTTATGTGGGTACCATTCAAATCAAACTGGAGGACAATTCGCGACCCCCAGGCAGAGGGTCAACTCTGACGCCTGAAGCTATCAATACGCTGTGCCAGAGAGCAACTGCAGGCTTTTTGGTTCACAGCGCACCCTAGTGGCGGTGCTCACGTCTGCACCCCATAACAGGGCATTGGTACAAGAAAATGCAGGGAGAATCTGCGTGGGGAAGATGGTAGTCAGTAGATGCTGCTAAGAATGTTTCATTCGCTCTCCTTTTGTCTCCATGTACACGTACGCTCAGTGTCAGAAGTCCCAGTCTAGCCTAGTCTAGAGATAAAGTTGAAATGGGGCCAATTGAGAACCTCGGGTAACACCCGATGGATGGATAGCAGGAGTACCACCAGAAGATAGACCTGCGCAGACTCCTCAAAGACAGCAACGGGGGCGACAGAACTGCCTTGCGTGTGTCTCCGCACACCATTTTGGTGCCATGCAGTATGTTGCTTTGGAGTCCTCTGCTGGCAGGGAGACATAACCGAACAACGCAGGCTGACCCAGTTCTTCACCATGGAGGATGTGGGCCAGTCAGGGCCGGGGGAGCACACAAAGCTTCTTCTTATGGCACCCTGACCCACAAAGCTCTTGAGAGGTTTGACTGTGTACGGGACAAAGAGGCTGTTCACATGAAATCGGCACAGTGGCAGATTCTGCTGGTAGTGTGCCAAGTGgcaaggaagaaagaaaaggggACAAATGAAAGAAAGGGCAAGCTGTGCGCCCGGCACTTCACTTTAAACTCGATCACGAGGGCTAGGGTTGAACTGCAGTCGGTGCCAGTTTTTGGTCCAGTGAGCCTGATATTTGCTGGCTACGTAGAGCCGACGTTCCTCCTGTTGCCCTTTGGAACTGcttttgaatgttttgtttatttttgaacagGTTACTGGAACGTCGCCGTGTACGGGCGCAAGCTCTGCTACAGACTCTCCACGAAGCATTTCAATGAAGCCATTCACTGGGCCTGTGCCATCCAGAAGGTCATTGAAAGCAAAGCGCCGGTAGAAACGCCAACGCAGCTCCTTATCAGGGACATCGAGGTAACAAGGCCAACCCAACGCGAGGTGTCTTCTAGTAATTTCTACCAAAGGTTGCAGGCCGTGCTTTTCTAACCCGCCTCGTCTTGAGGCCTGCAGGTTTCAAGAGACGGGGGACAAACCTCACTTGGTCGTATGTGGCGAGCCTGCCTTACACAGCTGTCTTAATCAGTCGGACGGAGGCCGGCATTTTAATTTTCCACGCTTCGCCTCTACAAGCGGGTGCTGACGTCCAGTCGATGTAAGCTTTCCGGTGTTCTTTTGTGTAAATCTGTGAGCTGAGCTCGTCTTCCTCCATCCCCACCTCGTAACGCACCCGTTAATTGTTAAATGCTGGGGTCCAACAGTCAGGTTTTCTTCACACGTATTATaaagcaggggtcgccaagtccagtcctggaggaccaccgtggctgcaggttttcattctcatgCCCCGTTTGTgatactaattaacttcttgtgaattcattttaattgacttgttttttaagatttcttcctctgaattgcttcatttttttgcttaaataaaacccaaacagaaatgaaacatgaagtgaagaagccaacagaagaccaactgagtcaaagtaaaaattatgtgaaccctttgggatgatctggtttactgcatgaattggtcataaaatgtGATGTGATCTTCATCTGAGTCACAGGTCCTGATCTACACAATGAGCTCAAGCCAACGACTCACAAacaattctactctttcatgtctttattttacaaacacattcaACGTTCACAGTCGTATtggaaaagtaagtgaaccttaggatttaataactggctgaccctcctttggcagcaatgacctcaaccaggcgcttcctgtaactgcagatcagacctgcacatcctGGCTTATtgagcccattcttccctgcagagcTGCCTTCACTCTTCCAtgttctttggttgtcttctgtgtgtgGCTCAATAGGcctgagatctgggctctgactgggccgctCCAAAAGGcagccattgtgctgtggattggCTGCGATGTTTGGGCtcgttgtcctgttgcatcacccagcctcttctgagctgaAGTTGACAGACAGAccccctcacattatcctggagaatttgttgatgaACTTGTGAATTCgttttcccctcaatgatggcaagctgtccaggccctgatgcagcaaagcaggcccatgtcatgatgttccctccaccatactttactgtagggatgatgttttgatgttgatatgcggtGCCCTTTTTACGctaaatgaagttctgcttgttcctcccaaagagttcaattttggtttcttcactccacaaaacattttcccagtaccgttgtggagtgtccaagtgctctttcacAAACTTCAGAAGTTCagtaatgttcttttttgatagcagtggcttccttcttggtgtcctgccatggactcctttcttcttcaatgttttgcgtatagttgactcGTGAACAGAGATGTCAGCTAGTTctgatgacttcttcaagtcctttgctgtcactctagggttcttctttacctcattgctgactttgtgctgttggggtcatcttggcagggcgcccacttctaggccgagtagccacaataccagattgtctccatttatagacaacttgcctgACAGTAGACCGATGAAGATCTCAAATCTCagagatcaacaacaacaacaacatttatttctatagcacattttcatacaaacagtagctcaaagtgctttacatattaaagaatagaaaaatgaaagacataattataaaacaaaataaatcaacattaacatcgagtaagagtaaggttcaatggccaggggggacagaaaaaacaaaacaactccagacggctggagaaaaaataaaatctgtagggattccagaccatgagaccccctgaccagtcccctctggacattctacctaacataaatgaaacagtcctctttggatttaggattctcacggaagggcttgatgatgatgatggtcacgtagacttcttccttttaatccgtccatcattgttggagcatcatgaagctttgagtaggtggtggtggcaggcgaccaccacaaagaaaccggaaaaagaaacagaagagagtaggggtcagtacggattttagagccaccatgaatagttgttatgatgaattgaacatacagagtatcaggattaagttaaattacgattaaaatgaagttataaaaggccatgttacagtaacgtgttttcagccgtgttttaaagtgctctactgtatcagcctggcaaattcctattggcagactattccagattttaggtgcataacagcagaaggccgcctcaccacttcttttaagttttgttcttggaattctagatgactttgtaaccctttgcAGCCTCATGTAGATGAACAATTCTCcatcgtagctcttcagacagctcttttgtgcgaggtgtgattcccatctggatatgcttcttgtcagaAACTCAAACTTTATCGTGTTTGTgatcaatcaaagtcattcagggccaccacacctctgaactcgtttcaataaatggactccaggtgtgcgAAATTCAGACTGCaatgaactttttaaaaagtcgttagcttagagttcacttactttttccaaccttcagtttcacagtttgaNNNNNNNNNNNNNNNNNNNNNNNNNNNNNNNNNNNNNNNNNNNNNNNNNNNNNNNNNNNNNNNNNNNNNNNNNNNNNNNNNNNNNNNNNNNNNNNNNNNNNNNNNNNNNNNNNNNNNNNNNNNNNNNNNNNNNNNNNNNNNNNNNNNNNNNNNNNNNNNNNNNNNNNNNNNNNNNNNNNNNNNNNNNNNNNNNNNNNNNNNNNNNNNNNNNNNNNNNNNNNNNNNNNNNNNNNNNNNNNNNNNNNNNNNNNNNNNNNNNNNNNNNNNNNNNNNNNNNNNNNNNNNNNNNNNNNNNNNNNNNNNNNNNNNNNNNNNNNNNNNNNNNNNNNNNNNNNNNNNNNNNNNNNNNNNNNNNNNNNNNNNNNNNNNNNNNNNNNNNNNNNNNNNNNNNNNNNNNNNNNNNNNNNNNNNNNNNNNNNNNNNNNNNNNNNNNNNNNNNNNNNNNNNNNNNNNNNNNNNNNNNNNNNNNNNNNNNNNNNN comes from Polypterus senegalus isolate Bchr_013 chromosome 17, ASM1683550v1, whole genome shotgun sequence and encodes:
- the LOC120518222 gene encoding pleckstrin homology domain-containing family H member 3-like, with protein sequence MPLQSLSWLLCCRQGFTLLRRDYGEKEEEEESFELRSKDELLSPGRDTLDVAVSQPLQAANGPSSVSEIPEEMRSLIIEKNKGTIEDDSSLLVKGWLYKEVHGTWLRQRKHWFVLTQDALEYYSSDERNAKRLGMLVLTSLCTVIWPDKQTYKETGYWNVAVYGRKLCYRLSTKHFNEAIHWACAIQKVIESKAPVETPTQLLIRDIEVTRPTQREVSSSNFYQRLQAVLF